AGGGAAGTTCAAACATTGGTTGATAAGGACCATGTTCCCGGATCCTATGAAATCAGGTGGGATGGGACGGACAAAGGAGGAGCGAAAGTGAGTTCCGGGATCTATATTTATCAGCTCAAATTCGAAAATTTTGTAAGCTCCAAAAAAATGATTCTCCTCCGGTAAAGGATCGTCTGCCTGGCAAATCAATCTAATTTTTTTAAAACTCTATGGGAGAGGGGATGATTTATGCAGAGTTGGAGCGGCTCGTCTGTTTTAGTTTTCTTTATGATTCTTGTGCTATCCGGCGCTTCAGGCCGGTAAGTTTACCGATACGAAGAAAATGCTTTTCATAAACTAATCCAACTAACTTACCGCGCCAGGTAAAGCCGTGGTTATTTCATTGCGGCTTTTCTTTTTTTTCTTAGATACAAATGGCTCGTTACACACCCAAAATTCCCGATTTACCCGAAAGCGACCGGCCGCGAGAAAGGTTGATTCGGCTGGGCGCCGACAGCCTGTCTGATGCTGAGTTGTTGGCGATCATTTTGCGCGTGGGCAACCAGGAGACCACTGCAATTGACCTTGCACGCAACATCATCAAGGATTTTGGCGGATTTAGCGGCTTGGATTCAAAATCGATTTCGGAGCTTTGTCAGGTCAACGGCATCGGTCCTGCAAAAGCTGCCCAAGTCAAAGCAGCGCTTGAAATTAGCAAGCGTCTTTTTCGTGAGCAGACAAAGAGCAGCGACAAGGTCGAAGGTAGCGATGACGTTTTCAATAGAGTCAGCCCGCATCTCAGAAATCTCAGTCGCGAGGTTTTTAAGATTCTCCTTTTGACCAGCCGGAATACAATCATCGTTGAGAAAACCATCTTTGAGGGAAGTCTGACTGAAAGCATTGTCAGTCCGAGAGAGATTGTAAAAGAAGCGCTTAACCAATCTGCGGCATCGGTGGTGTTTGTACACAACCATCCATCGGGGGATCCGGCGCCAAGCGAGGAGGACAAACGGGTTACCCGGCGCTTGAAAAATGCTTGCGAGACTGTTGGTATAAATGTGCTGGACCATATCATAATTGGCAGGGAGAGTTATTATAGTTTTGCGGATTCGGGGTTGTTGTAATCGCCCCCGCGTCATTTCGACCCCGACACTTCGGGGGAGAAATCTTATTACGACTCGGCCACTGACTTGGATTTTGCTGTCGCTTCACTGTTCCCAAAAAAGCGCGTCTTTGCGAGGAGTCCCAAGAATCCACTAGGATATAAAAATGAAATTGGGACGACCAAGCAATCCTTCTGATAGAGGGCAAGAAGATTGCTTCGCTCCCTTTGGTTCGCTCGCAAAGACGGCCTATAGTGAGGCTTTCCTGCAAAACCAAAAGGGAGGAATAAATGAACACACAAAAGCAAGAAGTCCCCTACGTCCCATCTCAGACCACATTAGCTGAGTTCACCTTAAAGACAATTTTACTCGGCCTAGTCATGGCGGTGGTTCCGGGAGCTGCCAATGCATATTTGGGACTGAAAGCCGGTCTAACTATTTCGGCAACCTTCCCGGCGGCAGTGATCGCCATTGCAGCGTTTCGTCTGCCTTTTATGAAAGGAAATATTCTTGAACAAAATATTGCTCGCACGACCGCTTCCGTAGGAGAAGCCTTGGTCGCCGGAACAATTTTTACCATTCCGGCTTTTGTAATGGTCGAAATGGACGGCCAAAGACTTTGGACTCATTTCCACTACTGGGAAACATCGGCAATTCTGCTGGTCGGCGGTCTTCTGGGAATTCTTTTTGTGATCTTATTAAGAGGAACTCTGGTTGTCGATGCCGAACTCCCTTTTCCTGAAAGCTACGCTTGTTATGAAATCGTTCGTGCCGGATAAAAAGGAGAGAGCGGTGCAAATT
This genomic interval from candidate division KSB1 bacterium contains the following:
- the radC gene encoding DNA repair protein RadC, which translates into the protein MARYTPKIPDLPESDRPRERLIRLGADSLSDAELLAIILRVGNQETTAIDLARNIIKDFGGFSGLDSKSISELCQVNGIGPAKAAQVKAALEISKRLFREQTKSSDKVEGSDDVFNRVSPHLRNLSREVFKILLLTSRNTIIVEKTIFEGSLTESIVSPREIVKEALNQSAASVVFVHNHPSGDPAPSEEDKRVTRRLKNACETVGINVLDHIIIGRESYYSFADSGLL
- a CDS encoding OPT/YSL family transporter, with the translated sequence MNTQKQEVPYVPSQTTLAEFTLKTILLGLVMAVVPGAANAYLGLKAGLTISATFPAAVIAIAAFRLPFMKGNILEQNIARTTASVGEALVAGTIFTIPAFVMVEMDGQRLWTHFHYWETSAILLVGGLLGILFVILLRGTLVVDAELPFPESYACYEIVRAG